One region of Olleya sp. Hel_I_94 genomic DNA includes:
- a CDS encoding winged helix-turn-helix domain-containing protein has protein sequence MSIITNINKVFDHRIRLGIMSVLMVNEYADFKTLKALLDATDGNLASHTKALEKADYITVEKQFIDRKPNTRYSVTKLGQAEFKKHINALEKLIKKQ, from the coding sequence ATGAGTATAATAACCAACATCAATAAAGTATTTGACCATAGGATTAGGCTAGGAATTATGTCTGTTTTAATGGTAAATGAGTACGCAGATTTTAAAACCCTAAAAGCGTTATTAGATGCGACAGATGGTAATTTAGCAAGTCACACTAAAGCATTAGAAAAAGCAGATTATATCACAGTAGAAAAACAATTTATAGATCGTAAACCAAACACACGTTATAGTGTTACTAAGTTAGGTCAAGCCGAATTTAAAAAACACATTAATGCACTTGAAAAATTAATCAAAAAACAGTAA
- a CDS encoding Coq4 family protein — MKTQRKQLVAWLFKITQHIYTKYFKKNKPWHIKKQHLLQFPKDTFGYHLGLFLQHNGFELIPKVERHDAYHVMTGYNTTEEDEIALQYLCFGNGKRSIYLFGVITIGSLILPEYWKYYIKSYRIGKNANAFYNLNYKGLLNTSVSTLRSSIFINLNY, encoded by the coding sequence ATGAAAACACAACGTAAACAATTAGTCGCATGGTTATTTAAAATAACACAACATATTTACACCAAATACTTCAAAAAAAACAAACCTTGGCATATAAAAAAACAACACTTATTACAATTTCCAAAAGACACCTTTGGTTATCATTTAGGCCTGTTTTTACAACACAATGGGTTTGAGTTAATTCCTAAAGTAGAACGTCACGACGCCTACCACGTAATGACTGGCTATAATACCACTGAGGAAGACGAAATAGCCTTACAATACCTTTGCTTTGGTAATGGTAAACGCAGCATATACTTGTTTGGCGTGATTACTATAGGCTCCTTAATATTACCAGAATATTGGAAGTATTATATAAAATCGTATCGTATAGGCAAAAATGCAAATGCCTTTTACAATCTAAATTATAAAGGATTACTAAACACCTCAGTTAGCACTTTAAGAAGCTCTATATTTATTAATCTAAATTATTAA
- a CDS encoding vancomycin high temperature exclusion protein: MKTYIKLIIMAITIMVLAILMAHFYINYKAKDKLYNDVNVIPKNQVGLLLGTSKYTSNNTINLYYKYRLEAAYLLYKNKKVERILISGDNSTSYYDEPSTFKQDLINLGIPADKIILDYAGFRTLDSVIRANKIFGLDSFTIISQKFHNQRAIYLAQHYNLNVIAFNAKDVIRRYGLRTKAREYLARTKAIIDVIINTQPKFLGPKISL; this comes from the coding sequence ATGAAAACCTATATCAAACTTATAATTATGGCCATAACTATAATGGTACTCGCCATTTTAATGGCGCACTTTTATATTAATTATAAAGCTAAAGACAAACTTTATAATGACGTAAACGTAATTCCTAAAAACCAGGTAGGTTTATTACTTGGCACCAGCAAATACACAAGTAATAACACTATAAACTTATATTACAAATACCGCTTGGAAGCTGCTTATTTACTTTACAAAAACAAAAAAGTTGAACGTATTTTGATTAGTGGAGACAACAGTACTAGTTATTATGACGAACCTTCAACATTTAAACAAGACCTTATCAATCTTGGTATTCCTGCAGATAAGATAATATTAGACTATGCTGGATTTAGAACATTAGATTCTGTTATTAGAGCCAACAAAATATTTGGTTTGGATAGTTTTACAATAATCTCACAAAAATTTCATAACCAACGTGCCATTTATTTAGCACAACACTATAATTTAAACGTTATTGCCTTTAACGCAAAAGATGTAATAAGGCGTTACGGTTTGCGCACCAAAGCAAGAGAGTATTTAGCACGTACCAAAGCAATTATAGATGTTATTATTAATACACAACCTAAGTTTTTGGGTCCAAAAATAAGCTTATAA
- a CDS encoding DUF2809 domain-containing protein, producing MTVKIDTKFLALTLIILLTEIAIAYYLKNGFIRFTVGDFLASILVYCGLKSIFKIHCIQASIWALAISFCIEFAQLTNLLDTLHLKHNKIASIVLGSHFSIADLVAYTLGIITIYFIDTNYITNENN from the coding sequence ATGACAGTAAAAATTGATACTAAATTTTTAGCGCTAACACTAATTATACTTTTAACAGAAATTGCAATTGCATACTACTTAAAAAATGGTTTTATACGATTTACAGTTGGCGATTTTCTGGCTTCTATATTAGTCTATTGTGGCCTAAAAAGCATTTTTAAAATACATTGTATTCAGGCTTCAATTTGGGCATTAGCAATCTCTTTTTGTATTGAGTTTGCCCAACTAACAAACCTACTTGACACATTACATTTAAAACATAACAAAATAGCCTCAATCGTGCTTGGCAGCCACTTTAGTATAGCTGACTTAGTCGCATATACATTAGGTATTATCACTATCTATTTTATAGATACAAATTACATCACTAATGAAAACAATTAA
- a CDS encoding DUF1361 domain-containing protein, whose protein sequence is MKTIKQIIQAEHKTILSIIFLTFFSLVLLLIRIKLTSNYYYLFLIWNLFLAGLPYLISSYLATLKHTKSSTLITNSLLWLLFLPNAPYIVTDLFHLKYSSQHLLWIDTLIITMFAITGLILFFKSVWTMEIIFKTYVEKHIVAFSIPLLFILVGFGVYLGRFLRFNSWEVLNKPWTILETTVFIILNPNLNYTAWLFTIVFGLFLCVCYYAIKTNYTTNKKASH, encoded by the coding sequence ATGAAAACAATTAAACAAATCATCCAAGCAGAACATAAAACCATACTATCTATAATATTCCTAACTTTTTTTAGTTTGGTTTTATTACTAATAAGAATTAAATTAACTAGTAATTACTACTATTTATTTTTAATCTGGAATTTATTTTTAGCAGGACTACCCTATTTAATAAGTAGTTATTTAGCAACTCTTAAACACACAAAATCATCAACTCTAATTACTAACAGTTTACTATGGTTACTATTTTTACCAAACGCACCTTATATAGTTACGGACTTATTTCATTTAAAATATAGTAGTCAACATTTACTCTGGATAGACACGTTAATTATCACCATGTTTGCTATTACCGGATTAATTTTGTTTTTTAAATCTGTTTGGACCATGGAAATTATTTTTAAGACTTACGTCGAAAAACATATTGTTGCATTCAGTATTCCGTTGTTATTTATATTAGTTGGTTTTGGAGTTTACTTAGGTCGCTTTTTAAGATTTAATTCTTGGGAAGTATTAAATAAACCATGGACTATATTAGAAACAACAGTATTTATAATACTAAATCCAAATTTAAATTACACAGCGTGGCTATTTACAATTGTATTTGGATTGTTTTTATGTGTCTGTTATTACGCCATAAAAACAAATTACACTACAAACAAAAAAGCTTCCCATTAG